A window of the Fusarium poae strain DAOMC 252244 chromosome 3, whole genome shotgun sequence genome harbors these coding sequences:
- a CDS encoding hypothetical protein (TransMembrane:1 (n15-27c35/36o1174-1193i)~CAZy:GH47), with translation MIWLPGPVSLSSRKALVAAVLFFFLFWHLSSVSKSSAPTKRLQFVPSTFDWSTLRQYYPPSSIKSLPTEKPHQLPRVQADANKFRQTSTTKSRQKAVRDEFLRSYKSYRQYAWMKDELTPLTAQGKDTFGGWAATLVDSLDTLWIMNLKEEFSEAAQAAATLDWGQPHEGAVNLFETTIRHLGGLLGAYELSHEKVLLQKAIELGEMLYVAFDTPNRLPGFWLNFEDARNGKQVAGVHDPSASPSSLVMEFTKLSMLTGDPKFYDATDRVTQFLVKVQNSTLLPGMWPLSLDFQNEQAHDNTFSLGALADSLYEYLPKMHALLGGVDENYPTMYRTAMDVVVKHLLYRPMLPGQDDVLFSGDARVNERIELSTESQHLTCFTGGMFALGGKLLGIEEHVNIGERLARGCGWAYKSFPTGMMPEIFNLLACPSLEPCVYDKERWNPPRDGIPPGFRHARDPRYLLRPEAIESIFIMYRITADPIWQDMAWDMFESIVRFTATPHGNAAIEDVVNVDTKQTDSMESFWLSETLKYFYLIFSPPDLVSLDLNEPPPAAEESTTCRECRRRKVKCDGVMPVCTICRKYRRHCLYDKHSRTRLTRRQLTLLEERLEKAETVLRRHYTDSQIAEMLEESKEGLLAQSKAQEPTPQVPESTPAPTLAQTPGLVSLPATTPGTTDNLMQLPTPTTDPGFYLAGQSNIANLTADPFLLAPIGELEASAGLWAGSQDAAFEFAPATADDFEWNEQETSWGTYDPASWSITNHVDGNPSQAIMDGMASLTIGDQKRGYYGAASGSALLRQILSARPDGEEVDNDVALHEIESLFQQHSDHSQWFRSQAMLTRVAVESLIDAFFVFYHPTFPIVHEPTFRAQYAGTLPCANKGHWNTLANILAALGSFASSNVADATDLPIFQAAQKSLFSNYLEVGNLTLVQAFSLSSNYMQKRNKPNTGFNYGGLAIRLAIGLGLHKDLEGNSLSPLQSETRRRIWWCLCVLDVGATITYGRPLNWPQAGVETAFPQNIHEKDLTHDSTHCPPEVDGITMYTYIRVQSAYHLSTMTVYNRLITSPFPSATELITLDDVCIGSWLAQVPYYYRTVPPPDSEYGLGMGISEWRYRNLRIVMYRPFLVRWARSSAQNTQQNLTSSENLAVFRCLDAAKESVMHIQSYWTSRRHSRLAAFYILYFLFHATLIPVHCLRQNPHHALAPDWRSQIQASLTVMGGMAELNPNSSKCRDITLKLCWPHLNEDGTRTYCENPTFMPNVAENEAASIISGYNTWCESMTNAGISVPTYEWADDNDSALGFF, from the exons ATGATCTGGCTTCCTGGACCAGTCTCTTTATCATCGCGCAAAGCGCTGGTCGCTGCAgttctctttttcttcttgttctggcATCTATCGTCCGTGTCTAAATCATCAGCGCCAACAAAAAGGCTACAATTCGTACCAAGCACATTTGACTGGTCAACCCTACGCCAATATTATCCTCCCTCATCCATCAAATCTCTACCAACGGAGAAGCCTCACCAGTTGCCTCGTGTCCAGGCAGATGCGAACAAATTCCGTCAGACATCAACCACAAAAAGTCGTCAAAAAGCTGTCCGCGATGAGTTTCTTCGCAGTTACAAGTCATACAGGCAGTACGCTTGGATGAAGGACGAGTTGACGCCTCTTACTGCCCAGGGTAAAGACACCTTTGGTGGGTGGGCAGCAACGTTGGTGGATTCTCTGGACACGCTATGGATCATGAATCTCAAGGAAGAGTTCAGTGAGGCTGCCCAAGCGGCTGCAACTCTTGACTGGGGACAACCTCATGAAGGTGCTGTCAACTTGTTCGAAACGACAATTCGTCACCTCGGTGGTCTTCTTGGTGCCTACGAACTAAGTCACGAAAAGGTATTGCTCCAGAAAGCCATTGAACTGGGAGAAATGCTTTACGTTGCCTTCGACACACCCAACAGACTACCTGGCTTCTGGCTAAACTTTGAAGATGCCCGGAACGGAAAGCAGGTCGCGGGAGTCCATGATCCTTCTGCTTCGCCCAGTTCTTTGGTCATGGAATTTACCAAACTTTCAATGCTGACGGGCGATCCCAAATTCTACGATGCCACAGATCGAGTAACGCAGTTTCTTGTCAAGGTTCAGAACAGCACGTTATTACCAGGAATGTGGCCCCTCAGTCTCGACTTTCAGAACGAGCAAGCACACGACAACACATTCTCTCTTGGAGCACTGGCCGATTCCCTCTATGAGTACCTCCCGAAGATGCATGCACTGCTGGGTGGCGTAGACGAGAATTATCCCACCATGTACCGCACAGCTATGGATGTAGTGGTGAAGCATTTACTGTACCGACCTATGCTGCCGGGACAGGACGACGTATTGTTTTCTGGTGACGCCCGCGTCAATGAAAGAATCGAACTGAGCACCGAGAGCCAGCATCTTACCTGTTTCACTGGAGGTATGTTTGCTCTTGGTGGCAAGCTTTTGGGCATTGAAGAGCATGTCAACATTGGAGAAAGACTTGCCCGCGGATGCGGATGGGCATACAAGTCATTTCCCACGGGCATGATGCCTGAAATCTTCAACCTCTTGGCCTGTCCGAGTCTAGAACCGTGTGTGTACGACAAGGAGCGCTGGAATCCCCCAAGGGATGGCATTCCCCCAGGTTTTCGACATGCCCGAGATCCGAGATATCTTCTTAGGCCAGAAGCCATCGAAAGTATCTTTATCATGTACCGCATTACAGCGGATCCGATCTGGCAGGACATGGCATGGGATATGTTTGAATCGATTGTTCGATTTACAGCCACTCCACACGGAAACGCAGCAATTGAAGATGTTGTGAACGTGGATACAAAGCAAACAGATTCCATGGAGAGTTTCTGGTTGTCAGAGACACTCAAATATTTTTATCTCATATTTTCACCACCTGATCTTGTTAGCTTGGATCT GAATGAACCACCACCAGCAGCAGAAGAATCCACAACATGTCGCGAATGTCGGAGGCGCAAAGTCAAATGCGACGGTGTCATGCCCGTTTGCACCATCTGTCGAAAGTACAGGCGTCACTGTTTATACGACAAGCATAGTAGAACAAGGTTAACCAGAAG ACAACTCACTCTCTTGGAAGAACGTCTGGAAAAAGCCGAAACTGTTCTTCGGCGCCACTACACCGACAGTCAAATCGCAGAGATGCTAGAAGAGTCCAAAGAAGGACTACTAGCTCAAAGTAAAGCACAAGAACCCACACCACAGGTTCCAGAgtcaacaccagcaccaacacTAGCACAAACCCCAGGGTTAGTCAGCCTGCCTGCTACCACTCCAGGAACCACAGACAATCTCATGCAACTACCGACTCCCACTACAGACCCCGGCTTTTACTTGGCGGGTCAATCCAACATAGCGAACCTAACTGCGGATCCATTCCTGCTGGCACCCATCGGCGAATTGGAAGCAAGTGCTGGACTATGGGCTGGTTCGCAAGATGCTGCATTTGAATTTGCCCCAGCTACCGCCGATGATTTCGAATGGAACGAGCAGGAAACGTCATGGGGGACCTACGATCCTGCCAGCTGGTCTATAACAAATCATGTCGACGGCAATCCATCTCAAGCCATCATGGATGGTATGGCTTCCTTGACCATCGGGGACCagaaaagaggttattaTGGAGCTGCGTCAGGATCCGCTCTTTTACGACAGATCTTATCAGCCCGCCCAGACGGTGAAGAGGTGGACAATGACGTTGCACTCCACGAGATCGAATCTTTGTTCCAGCAGCACTCAGATCATTCACAATGGTTCCGCTCACAAGCTATGCTGACTAGAGTCGCCGTCGAAAGTCTCATCGACGCTTTCTTCGTCTTTTACCATCCCACATTCCCCATTGTTCACGAGCCTACCTTCCGAGCCCAATACGCAGGGACATTACCATGCGCCAACAAAGGCCACTGGAACACTCTAGCAAACATCCTAGCGGCTCTAGGATCCTTTGCGAGCAGTAATGTAGCTGATGCGACTGATCTTCCCATCTTTCAAGCAGCGCAAAAGAGTTTGTTTTCAAATTACCTCGAGGTTGGCAATCTCACCCTCGTGCAGGCATTCAGCTTGTCGTCCAACTATATGCAGAAAAGGAATAAACCAAATACCGGATTCAACTATGGCGGACTTGCTATTAGGCTGGCCATCGGACTGGGTCTCCACAAGGATTTGGAAGGGAACAGTCTGTCACCTTTACAAAGTGAGACGAGACGTAGGATATGGTGGTGTTTGTGTGTACTTGATGTAGGCGCTACCATCACCTATGGGAGACCGCTTAACTGGCCTCAGGCTGGTGTCGAGACCGCGTTCCCCCAGAACATACATGAAAAG GATCTCACCCACGATTCAACTCACTGTCCACCAGAAGTCGACGGTATTACCATGTACACCTACATTCGCGTCCAATCAGCCTACCATCTCAGCACAATGACAGTCTACAACCGCCTCATAACCAGCCCCTTCCCATCCGCCACAGAACTCATCACTCTCGACGACGTTTGCATCGGCTCTTGGCTTGCGCAAGTACCATACTACTACCGCACCGTTCCTCCACCAGACTCTGAGTATGGTCTTGGTATGGGTATCTCAGAATGGCGTTATAGAAATCTACGTATCGTTATGTACCGCCCTTTCTTGGTCAGATGGGCAAGATCATCAGCACAAAATACACAGCAGAATTTGACCAGCAGTGAGAATTTGGCAGTATTTAGATGTCTCGACGCGGCCAAGGAGTCTGTCATGCATATACAAAGTTACTGGACATCTCGCAGACATTCAAGATTAGCTGCTTTCTATATCCT GTATTTCTTATTCCATGCCACTTTGATCCCTGTACATTGCCTCAGGCAGAACCCTCATCACGCTCTTGCGCCAGACTGGCGGTCGCAGATCCAAGCCTCCCTTACCGTCATGGGCGGCATGGCCGAGCTCAACCCCAACAGCTCCAAGTGCCGCGACATCACGCTTAAGCTGTGCTGGCCTCATTTAAACGAGGACGGCACACGTACATACTGCGAAAACCCGACATTTATGCCAAATGTAGCAGAGAATGAAGCAGCTTCCATCATCAGCGGTTACAATACATGGTGCGAGTCCATGACCAACGCTGGAATTTCGGTGCCGACGTATGAGTGGGCAGACGATAATGATTCAGCGCTGGGTTTCTTTTAA